A genome region from Solirubrobacter pauli includes the following:
- a CDS encoding L-fuconate dehydratase has translation MFPAVITSLETFDVRFPTSLQLDGSDAMNPDPDYSAAYVVIGTDAGDGLEGHGFAFTIGRGNDVQVAAIRALEPFVLGASIDDIGDVWRRLVHDSHLRWLGPEKGVMHMAISAVVNALWDLAAKRAEKPLWRLLADMEPEALVDLVDFRYLTDALTREEALEILQRARAGREERAAQLLRDGYPAYTTTPGWLGYSDAKLTRLCQEALAAGYEQIKLKVGANLEDDVRRLRIARAVCGPEIRIAVDANQRWDVDDAIRWIHALEPYAPYWIEEPTSPDDVLGHATIRHAVRPIKVATGEHVQNRVVFKQLMQARAIDVVQIDAARVAGVNENLAILLLAAKFGLPVCPHAGGVGLCELVQHLAMFDFVAVSGSLDGRVIEYVDHLHEHFLDPVVVERARYRAPTASGFSSQMSTEAIAAHRYPGGTVWTRPQPSHA, from the coding sequence ATGTTTCCGGCCGTCATCACGTCGCTCGAGACGTTCGACGTCCGCTTCCCCACGTCCCTCCAGCTCGACGGCTCGGACGCGATGAACCCGGACCCGGACTACTCCGCGGCCTACGTGGTGATCGGCACCGACGCCGGAGACGGGCTCGAAGGCCACGGGTTCGCGTTCACGATCGGGCGCGGCAACGACGTGCAGGTGGCGGCGATCCGCGCGCTCGAGCCGTTCGTGCTCGGCGCGTCGATCGACGACATCGGGGACGTCTGGCGCCGGCTCGTGCACGACTCGCACCTGCGCTGGCTCGGCCCGGAGAAGGGCGTCATGCACATGGCGATCTCCGCCGTGGTCAACGCGCTCTGGGACCTGGCGGCCAAGCGTGCCGAGAAGCCGCTGTGGCGGCTGCTCGCCGACATGGAGCCGGAGGCGCTCGTCGACCTCGTCGACTTCCGCTATCTCACGGACGCGCTGACCCGCGAGGAGGCGCTGGAGATCCTGCAGCGCGCGCGGGCCGGCCGCGAGGAGCGTGCCGCGCAGCTGCTGCGCGACGGCTACCCCGCCTACACGACCACACCCGGCTGGCTCGGCTACTCGGACGCGAAGCTCACGCGGCTCTGCCAGGAGGCGCTCGCCGCCGGGTACGAGCAGATCAAGCTCAAGGTCGGCGCGAACCTGGAGGACGACGTCCGCCGGCTGCGCATCGCGCGCGCCGTCTGCGGCCCGGAGATCCGGATCGCGGTCGACGCCAACCAGCGCTGGGACGTCGACGACGCGATCCGCTGGATCCACGCGCTCGAGCCGTACGCCCCGTACTGGATCGAGGAGCCCACCAGCCCCGACGACGTGCTCGGCCACGCGACGATCCGCCACGCGGTGCGCCCGATCAAGGTCGCCACCGGCGAGCACGTGCAGAACCGCGTCGTGTTCAAGCAGCTGATGCAGGCGCGCGCGATCGACGTCGTGCAGATCGACGCCGCGCGGGTCGCGGGCGTCAACGAGAACCTGGCGATCCTGCTGCTGGCCGCGAAGTTCGGCCTGCCCGTGTGCCCACACGCGGGCGGCGTGGGCCTGTGCGAGCTCGTCCAGCACCTGGCGATGTTCGACTTCGTCGCCGTCTCTGGCAGCCTCGACGGCCGCGTGATCGAGTACGTCGACCACCTGCACGAGCACTTCCTCGACCCGGTCGTGGTCGAGCGCGCACGCTACCGCGCGCCGACCGCATCTGGCTTCTCGTCGCAGATGTCGACCGAGGCGATCGCCGCCCACCGCTACCCGGGCGGGACCGTGTGGACGCGACCGCAGCCGTCGCACGCATGA
- a CDS encoding FadR/GntR family transcriptional regulator, producing the protein MSVTQRAIDDIKAMIIRGELAAGARLPKEADLAARLGISRNSLREAVRALTLANILEARQGDGTYVTSLEPSMLLEPLTFMADFHQDRTLLHVLEVRRILEAAVAALAAQYITDEELVELHSIVEEMDACDTVEAFVANDLRFHRLIGAASRNPVLASVLDSFSTPMSRTRVWRGVTQANAIAQTKAQHAALYDALAHHRPDVARAVATAHIAGVEAWLETALDETEPDALAA; encoded by the coding sequence GTGAGCGTCACCCAGCGAGCGATCGACGACATCAAGGCGATGATCATCCGCGGCGAGTTGGCCGCGGGAGCCCGGCTGCCCAAGGAGGCCGACCTCGCCGCCCGCCTCGGCATCTCCCGCAACTCCTTGCGCGAAGCCGTACGCGCCCTGACGCTCGCCAACATCCTCGAGGCGCGCCAGGGCGACGGCACGTACGTGACGAGCCTGGAGCCGAGCATGCTGCTCGAGCCCTTGACGTTCATGGCCGACTTCCACCAGGACCGCACGCTGCTGCACGTGCTCGAGGTGCGCCGCATCCTCGAGGCGGCGGTCGCGGCGCTGGCGGCGCAGTACATCACCGACGAGGAGCTCGTCGAGCTGCACTCGATCGTCGAGGAGATGGACGCCTGCGACACGGTCGAGGCGTTCGTGGCCAACGACCTGCGCTTCCACCGGCTGATCGGCGCGGCGTCGCGCAACCCGGTCCTGGCGTCCGTGCTCGACTCGTTCTCGACGCCGATGAGCCGCACCCGCGTGTGGCGGGGCGTCACCCAGGCCAACGCCATCGCGCAGACCAAGGCGCAGCACGCGGCGCTCTACGACGCGCTCGCGCACCATCGCCCGGACGTCGCCCGCGCGGTGGCCACCGCGCACATCGCCGGCGTCGAGGCGTGGCTCGAGACCGCGCTCGACGAGACCGAGCCCGACGCGCTCGCAGCCTAG
- a CDS encoding amidohydrolase family protein encodes MFRADAHHHLWNLEVRDQPWIDPASPLRRSFGVDELAAVARGFDATVLVQTVTEPEETPELLALAAEHELIAGVVGWVDLTAPDVGDRLAELRSDWLVGIRHQVQGEPDPRWLCRDDVRRGLRAVADAGLVYDLLTLPPQLPAAIETAWALDDLVFVVDHLSKPPIANGELEPWASDVRALAQHEHVSCKLSGMVTEADWSTWTVADLAPYFEVVLEAFGPERLLFGSDWPVCTLAASYDEVVEAAEALTASLSAAERAQIFGETCRRTYTLA; translated from the coding sequence ATGTTTCGCGCTGACGCCCATCATCACCTATGGAACCTCGAGGTGCGGGACCAGCCGTGGATCGACCCCGCTTCGCCGCTTCGGCGCTCGTTCGGCGTGGACGAGCTCGCGGCGGTCGCACGGGGGTTCGACGCCACGGTGCTGGTGCAGACCGTCACGGAGCCCGAGGAGACGCCGGAGCTGCTGGCCCTCGCGGCCGAGCACGAGCTGATCGCGGGGGTGGTCGGCTGGGTCGACCTCACGGCGCCGGACGTGGGCGACCGGCTCGCGGAGCTGCGCAGCGACTGGCTCGTGGGCATCCGCCATCAGGTGCAGGGCGAGCCGGACCCGCGCTGGCTCTGCCGTGACGACGTGCGGCGCGGGCTGCGGGCCGTCGCCGACGCCGGCCTCGTCTATGACCTGCTCACGCTCCCGCCGCAGCTGCCGGCCGCGATCGAGACCGCCTGGGCGCTCGACGACCTCGTCTTCGTCGTCGACCACCTCTCCAAGCCGCCGATCGCGAACGGCGAGCTCGAGCCGTGGGCGAGCGACGTCCGCGCGCTGGCCCAGCACGAGCACGTCAGCTGCAAGCTCTCCGGCATGGTCACCGAGGCCGACTGGTCCACGTGGACCGTCGCCGACCTCGCGCCCTACTTCGAGGTGGTGCTCGAGGCGTTCGGCCCGGAGCGGCTGCTGTTCGGCTCGGACTGGCCGGTCTGCACGCTCGCGGCGAGCTACGACGAGGTGGTCGAGGCGGCGGAGGCGCTGACCGCGAGCCTGAGCGCGGCGGAGCGCGCGCAGATCTTTGGTGAAACGTGTCGTCGGACCTATACGCTGGCCTGA